ACAGGGGCTccatttctgcatgcagaaaattggAGAGTCAGtgtcatctttgtgcagttcaaAGCCAGGTCATTTTCTTTTAAGGCGTTTTCGATTCAGTCTGTTGTCTtccccgctttttttttttttaagagaccaGGAAAGCTCCAAAGAAAGTTGCTTCTTTATCCATGTCCACGAGCGTCATATCACTGATAGAGACAAAAATCCGATCGTTCATCTTTAGCTGGAACACTCCCCCTTGGTAGATGGAGTAAAGTCCGTATTCTGCCCTTTTCGCCCAACAGCTAGTTCTTGCGCTTTTCATCAGCAGAATCGGGTCTGGGTAAGTATCAACGcgcttggaaatgtactgaacCATTTGCCTGGAGTTCCTGACGCTGTCAGAGTCAGGGTCGGAACGGCGTTCGACACCCTCCTCTTCGCGGAACCGGAAATATATTTGGGAGTAAATGTAGTAGTAGCCCGCTTGCAGTATAATCAGCTCCCCGTCCAACAAGCCTACATTGTGGAGGAAAGAATGAGGCCTGCTGGCTGTCTGCCACATGCTGATTTTGACCCCAAAACGGCTTCTGCTTGAGGAATCTGCAGAGGGTTGGAAAAGAAGGCAAACGTGTATtttaggtgtaaaaaaaaaaaaaaatccagagcaAATCCCAAACCTTTCAAGTACAAAATAAACAGTAACAGTAATAATGATAGTGATGATAAATTAATTGCATATGTGTACTTTTGCAAGTTGCGTATTTTGCAAGTTCTTGAcagcttttttatttcaatccagTCTCTTTGCTCACCCTAATGCTTCTATAGACATGCAGCTCACCATTCACTTTGAtggttatgttgttgtttattgctgttgctgctgcaatatacaagtgggacctgcagctATGTGTTGCGATGtagagtgagctcctgttctgGGTTTCAGCCAGCCCTTTCCCAAGATATTCTATTTCACCCCCCACCAAGACACATGGCACTCTGCAGCCACCGAACATGCTTCTCATTGTGCTATTTTTTCTCCCCAAGACTTTCTCACCACTTTatgttttctttctgaaaatctGCTCCTGTATATCCTAGGGAGTTTCTCCAAGCTTGTTAACAATGCCCCTTTTCTTGTGTGTGGATGATGCCCATTTTAACTACAAAGGGATCAACCAATCAGAAAATTCTGAGTTCAACCTTAAGAACATATAGGACTAGTGTGGGGAATCTCTGTTGCTGaacaacagttcccatcagccctggcaagcaATAGCCAATGACAgcggatgaagggagttgtagttgcTGAACATCTGGCGAGCCAAAGATTCTCCCCATACCAGATAAGAGGTTATCTGCTCTGCTCAGAGAGCACTCAAGAGTGGCTGGTGTCTTGCTTTTGAGAGTGTTTTTATGAATTGCATGTGTGTAAATGTGTCACATTGTAATGCCTTTTTAGTTATGTTTAAGCTAAAGTCCAAGTCACTTGGAGACCACTTGTGTAAGcatcaaatttaattaataataataacaataataatcataTAGAAATACgattaaacaaaaaaaaccattttaaacaaTAGCCACCTAATATTTAACACAGCAGCAGAATCGCACATTAAAAGCAACATCCATAGGCTTCTCTTTTATTACCTACTGTAATTTAGCAGATGCATAAGCCGATTGTcgtaaaaatataaacatactcTTGCCGGAACAGCATAGCGACTTACTCTGTGTGGTCGAAACACTTTTCCCAATTCTGCTTCCAGTCAAGTGAGCTGCCGTTCTGGGGACAACACTCTGATTCACAGTAGAATCTACAGCAGAAGCATCACCTtggatgaaagaagaagaaaggtcagGATTTTAATCTTGAATTACTATCGCAACCACAGCATTGCTGCAGGCGAGACAGGATTTGCATATGGACTGTGGTCCTCATTCTCCCTTTGCAGCTTGTGGCTGAAACACCTGATGTCGCACGGCATGCCTGTTGTCGTGTGGTGCCAGGGGAGCGGcaggtgggcagccccacccaGGTGGCCCATGGAGAGCTGGCCACTTTTGGACCCAACCCTCTGGACAGATTTATGCCTCAGGTCTTGGACAACAGCTAATAGTCAAAGACAGATGGTGCTTGGGCTAGATAGAGGACTCATGTGGTTCCACCCGAGGCAGTTTCACATGTCAAGAGACTTTTTGTTCATTTAGCCCAGCGCTGGCTACTCTTGAcgggcagcagttctccaagagCTTTAGCAGGTCTTTCCCATCGGCTATGGCCTGATGGAGGGAAACTAGAACGGGGTCAGGGGAAGGCAATGAAACATCGTCAGCCAAATGGAATACAAGCCCAGGAAGTAGGAAAAGGATGAATGAACTGGTCGTAAATGGCCTGGAGAACATGTCAAGAGGACATGACAGCTCTCTTCAAATACCTTAAAGGCTGTTGCATTGGAGGAGTCAAAGACCTGGGTCTTTTCTACCCCAGAGGGGAGGACTAGATCTAACAGGCTCAAGTTATGGAAAGGTAGTAGATTTTTCAGCTGAGCATTCCTGCTGCTGAACGGCAAATGCAATCTCACAATGGACCAGTTGGGCTTTTCAGGCAGAGGTGTGGACACTTCCTTGTGTTAGAACAGGCTGGATTAGACGGCACAGGCCCCCTCCAacattatgggttgtatccaactaagcgcagagccactgaaatgaatggacctaaattagtcacgTCTGTCATTGTCAGTGGTTCTCCTCTGACTTGGATACAACTCTGTGTATACCACCCTGGGCCCCCAACCTCTCTTGCTACTGAGGAAACGTAACAAGTGAATAGAAAGAGATCCCGTCTAGTTAACGCTGACACAAAACTCCGCAAGtacactgcaaaaaaaataaattttgctaccacccctcctctcccccccaacTTCTTCCTGACCTTATAACACTAACATCTCTTAACAAATggaactgatctgtagaaaagactgtaCGACCTGAACAAAGGGATACGGCATGTACTTTTGTATACCTGAATAAGCGTCTCCatgcccaaacactgaggtccagctctgagggccttctggtggttccctcactgcgagaagcgaggttacagggaaccaggcagagggccttctagttagtggcgcccgccctgtggaatgccctcccttcagatgtcaaggaaataaacagctgacttttagaagacatctgaaggctgccctctttagggaagtttttaatgtttgatgttttattatgtttttaatattctgttggggctgcccagggtggctgaggaagcccagccaaacaacaacaacaagaaaatgtttaataatattAGTAGTAACTagaggactgaacctgcaacaCACCTTGTGCATTCGAAGTACAGAGCTATGGCGCGTCCCCAACGACATTCTCTGCCTTTTCTACTGATCCACTTTCCCCCCACATACACACGACTTGTCTTCCCCCACAATCTACACATTCAAGTTTCCAGCGGATTTAGCCGTCAGGCATTTGCAACACCAGCGTATTTACTTCTCATATCCACCCCCGTTCTCCAGCCCAATACGGTGAGTAAATGTGTTGCCTGCATCAATACCTTGGACCGCGGAGGCTGCCGCTTCTGCTTGGTTCCTGGCTATCATCTGCAAGTGCAAATACAATCGGTTAGCTTTTCCCCTCCCTGGTAAATTAAAAGAGTAGCGGAATTCCATTCTGTAAGCTGTCTAGCAATGACTCCAGCACAGCAAGGATGTATAGCAGATTGTGAGTCACCAGTGAGcttaaggaatcatagaatcatagagttggaagagaccacaagggccatccagtccaaccccctgccaagcaggaaacaccatcaaagcattcctgacagatggctgtcaagcctctgcttaaagacctccaaagaaggagactccaccacactccttggtagcaaattccactgccgaacagctcttactgtcaggaagttcttcctaatgtttaggtggaatcttctttcttgtagtttgaatccattgccccgtgtccgcttctctggagcagcagaaaacaacctttctccctcctctatatgacatcctttgatatatttgaacatggctatcatatcaccccttaaccttctcttctccaggctaaacatacccagctccctaagccattcctcataaggcatcgtttccaggcctttgaccattttggttgccctcttctggaagaCTGCTGCGTACCTTTTTGGGGAACTAGGATTCTTGTCAATAATGCTGGAAACAGTGGGCATTGTTCATTTAAGAAATGCATCTGCTTAAAATTATTTCTTAACTGCCCTTTGTCAATAAAAGATTCCAAGATACGAATACAAAGCTATGAGCAAAACTATGTGCACAACATACAAATGCAAGAAATAACATTATAAGTGATGTTAACTGTGCTGTCTTTACGACCTTTCAACTGTGCGTCTTTTCGATGCCTTTGCGAACCTGTCCATAAAGTCCTCTttctacagcagcctttctcaagcttCGGTCCCCAggtactgttggactacaacacccgtCATTCCTAGTCAGCACGTATTGTGGGAATTggtagaccaacaacatctggggactcgaGGCTGCTCTACAGGAGAGCAGAGCCCTTTTTAAGCACGACTACATGTCCCGGTTTACTTAAGCAGATTCAGTATGCCTTAGACGTAAAAGAGACGCCTGTGGATCTGCTCTGGCTTTGTGCGCGGTCTGTGGCATCATgctcaaggctgcaatcctgtacacacttacttgggagtaaatctcaaCTCAATGGCGTGGGCATCAGAGTAGACATATACAGgttcagtcacggacgactctggggttgcggcgctcatctcgctctataggccgagggagccgccgtttgtccgcagacagcttctgggtcatgtggccagcatgactaagctgcttctggtgaaccagagcagcgcacggaaacgccgtttaccttcccgccggagcggtacttatttatctacttgcactttgacgttctttcgaactgctaggtgggcaggagctgggactgagcaatgggagctcaccccgtcgcagggattcggatcggcaagccctaggctctgtggtttagaccacagcgccacccgcgtcatacATTAAGTGGAGGCAAAACCAGTTTTGCCACAGAAAGTATGCCCCACAGAATAGCCCGTTATGGCAGCATGGGAAATTTACCTGTATAACACACACACGGTGTTTCCAAgtttttgttgcatttattaCTGTTACTATTTATTATATCGTATCAGCCCCTGCTCTTTGGCCTCTAATAGTTACTTATGGCCTGCAAACATAGcaagtaataatatttatttccttgCTATGAAAAAGATTTGACCTCCTGATTCCTGTGCATCATCAAGCTGTTGTTAGAAGGCGTAGGAACACAGGGCAGACTGTTCTtttcctggtcagttggcaaccctgtCAAACGCTATTTGTTCCATCTGTACTTCCCCTACCTGGCGCCCCCACaaaggttttggactacagttgctATCATCtgtgactgttggccatgctagctgggacttgTAGTACGGATAatttagagggcaccaggttggggaaagagtGCTTTAGATCTAGGTACAGTAGACCCTTCAGATGTTTAAGGTACTCGACCTACAAAAACTGCAAGCCCTGAAGGGGGCTAAGATTCTTGTAGCAAAGTTCTTTTTTCTGATTTCACTTGATACAGATGTTACAGACGTACCTTTTTTATTAAACGCAAGAGCTGCAACTTGACTTGCCAGCAGGGGGCGGCCTCTTCATTGTAACTGGAATCATCAAAGTCTTCCAGGGAAAAGTTTTCTCTGGTAAGGCAAGCATAGCCGTTCTTGGAGTAAGTATCTCGAAGCTGtgtttggaaaaagaagaagaaaaaaggaagtgtAAGACAACTGGGCAAAACTCCAGAGAGATCGGGAGATATGCAATATTTCAGTTAAGTGAACATCAGAAATTTctgatttattaaataaagcatagacaagaactttagtaggagacacgaagacgaactttaggaagtcattgtaactttttttactttttttcctcttttttgagttctatttttacttgatcgtgtaattgtatgtaatgatgtggttgtgtaattgtcttttgtaattgtgtggactgtgtttgtattattatttgtattatcttaaagaaatttcaataaaaacttgttgtttttttaaaaaaagaaatttcttcTGTAGGTAGGTAGAAAAAGCCCTTTCTGTTCTTAATGCTGCATTTCAAAAGGTGCATTTATAAAAGACCTAAATGGTTGGTCtcatttttaaagcagatgtaTCCCAGGGAGCTGGTTTATCCTGATTACTGTAGTAGTGTCGGctctgactggctgcagctctccagcatttcgaGGGTCTTCCCATCTCCCGATCCTCTCAACTGGAAATGCCAGCGATTTGCGCTGCATGCAAACATCTCGCCCTATATTACAGGGAGGGGATTTCGGCAGAATCGTCAGAAAATTCATCATCACTGTGACAATTCTGTGGAACTCTCTTCCTTGAAATATGGCTCCCGGATAGCATTTgatttcacagtgcaatcctagattTGTCTGCTCAAATGCAAACGTCATTGAGTTCTATGGGGATTTACACCGGTAAATGTGTATGGGATATTAAGTTAGCAAGCCTAATggaaggc
The sequence above is drawn from the Lacerta agilis isolate rLacAgi1 chromosome 5, rLacAgi1.pri, whole genome shotgun sequence genome and encodes:
- the TNFSF10 gene encoding LOW QUALITY PROTEIN: tumor necrosis factor ligand superfamily member 10 (The sequence of the model RefSeq protein was modified relative to this genomic sequence to represent the inferred CDS: substituted 1 base at 1 genomic stop codon), with amino-acid sequence MLASSGLSAGQTCGLVLIFSLLLQSICVAITFLYFSNELQQLRDTYSKNGYACLTRENFSLEDFDDSSYNEEAAPCWQVKLQLLRLIKKMIARNQAEAAASAVQGDASAVDSTVNQSVVPRTAAHLTGSRIGKSVSTTQNSSSRSRFGVKISMWQTASRPHSFLHNVGLLDGELIILQAGYYYIYSQIYFRFREEEGVERRSDPDSDSVRNSRQMVQYISKRVDTYPDPILLMKSARTSCWAKRAEYGLYSIYQGGVFQLKMNDRIFVSISDMTLVDMDKEATFFGAFLVSXKKKKRGRQQTESKTP